The sequence below is a genomic window from Candidatus Omnitrophota bacterium.
TTGCGGGATTGGCTATTTTTTATTGGGGGAAGAAACAGCAATGTCAGACCCAGGCGCTAAGGAATAACCGCTCTGAATTAGAGCGTGTTTTTGTTGGGATGGATAAAAGTAAAGTTATCGGTATTTTTGGCATAGGCCAAGAGCGCACCTACAGGAAAGACGCGGATAAAACTTGGGTTACCTTTAATGCGCCCAAAGAAGGAATGGTTACTTTCCTATTCGAAAAAGATAAGCTGGTGCAATGGCAGATCAATGATCGCGCTCAGGTGGTGGAGGAATATTTAAGTGAATTCGCTCCGGCAGAAGTTTTGAAAGATTACAAGAATATCAAAGATGCAATAAGAAATGTGCTCTTAAGGCTGCCAGAAGATGTATTTATTCAAGTGACTGAACGCAGTTTTCCGGTTATCTTTGCTGAGTATTATTATAAGGGGCAATCGCGGCTGGCCAATTCCACTAGTTTTTGGAATCTGCCTGATGACCCGCCGGCATTGACAAAGGGTTTCTATCTTATTAAACTTAACGTAGAGCTTAACCAAGTCAAAGACTCATCATATATTGAGGCGATTATCGCCCACGAAATAGCGCATTTTGTCTTGGGCCACGCCTCAGGTGAATACAATATAGAAATGGAAAAACAGGCCAATGCCTTGATTAAAGAATGGGGTTTTGAGAAGGAATTTATTAAGGCCAAAAAGCGCTGGTAAAATCCTTGCCTAAGACAAAGTTTGTGATAAAATTAAGACCTTAAAATAAGAAAGGATATTTTTTATGTACAGAATAGTTTTATTAAGGCACGGAGAAAGTGTTTGGAATAAGGAAAATAAATTTACCGGATGGACAGATGTTGACCTTTCCGATAAGGGCAGGCAAGAGGCCAGGAAAGCCGGCGAGGTTTTGAAAAAAGAGGGTTTTGTTTTTGACATTGCCTATACCTCGGTATTAAAAAGGGCGATCCGCACTTTATGGACAGCGCTTGATGTGATGGATCTTATGTGGATTCCGGTAATTAATTCTTGGCGGCTTAATGAGCGCCATTACGGCGGCCTTCAGGGATTGAATAAATCTGAAATGGCGGCAAAATACGGCGAGCAGCAGGTTTTGATCTGGCGCAGGAGTTATGATATTCAACCTCCAGCTTTAGAAGATAACGACCCGCGTCATCCCAAATTTGACGCGCGCTATAAAGATATGGATAAAAAGGATATCCCCGCCACAGAGTGCCTTAAGGATACAGTCTCGCGGTTTTTGCCTTATTGGCATGATACGATCGCTGCTTCAATAAAATCAGGCAAGAAAGTTATTATTGCCGCCCATGGCAATAGCCTGCGCGCGTTAGTAAAATACCTGGATAATATTTCTGATGAGGCTATTGTAAAATTAAATATTCCAACCGGAATGCCGCTTGTTTATGAATTAGATAAAGATTTAAAGCCGATAAAGAATTATTATTTAGGAGATCCAGAAGAAGTTAAAAAGGCCATGGACCAGGTAGCGAATCAGGGGAAAGCTAAATAGCTTTCAGCTATCAGCTTTCAGCTTTCAGCTTAGAGCTTACAACTTACAGCTTATAACTTACAGCTAAAAGATAAAGAATATAGAAAACCAAAGGAGATAGTTATGGGTAAATCAATTAAGGGGACAAAGACAGAAAAGAATTTATTGGCAGCTTTTGCCGGAGAATCGCAGGCGCGGATGCGTTATACTTATTTTGCCAGCGCGGCTAGAAAACAGGGGTTTGAGCAGATAGCTAATATTTTTATGGAAACTGCCGAGAATGAAAAGGAGCACGCCAAGGTGTTTTTTAAATATCTGGAAGGTGGAGAGGTTCAGATAA
It includes:
- the gpmA gene encoding 2,3-diphosphoglycerate-dependent phosphoglycerate mutase; translation: MYRIVLLRHGESVWNKENKFTGWTDVDLSDKGRQEARKAGEVLKKEGFVFDIAYTSVLKRAIRTLWTALDVMDLMWIPVINSWRLNERHYGGLQGLNKSEMAAKYGEQQVLIWRRSYDIQPPALEDNDPRHPKFDARYKDMDKKDIPATECLKDTVSRFLPYWHDTIAASIKSGKKVIIAAHGNSLRALVKYLDNISDEAIVKLNIPTGMPLVYELDKDLKPIKNYYLGDPEEVKKAMDQVANQGKAK